From Pseudonocardia autotrophica, one genomic window encodes:
- a CDS encoding vWA domain-containing protein, protein MADPRRARRRWAYGPYTGGPDPLAPPYDIRSAMDEIGRDVMEGSSPRQALQELMRRGLDGRRGLDDLTRRVWERRRDLQRDNRIDGTLQEVRELLQRAVDAERSALDNEDSDDARFREMQLDALPNDTGGAVRELGEYDWRSADAREAYQEIRDLLGREMLDQRFQGMKQAMQNATPQDVERINAMLDDLNGLLEQHARGEDTTERFAEFMSRHGEHFPENPRNTEELIDALAARSAAAQRMMNSMSAEQRAELAELSQQAFGDPRLAQSLSRLDSMLQGLRPGEDWSGEGNFRGENPMGMGEATRAMEELGKLDALAEQLAQSYPGARMEDIDLDALTEMLGPEAAADARTLAELERELQRQDLFRRAADGSLMLSPKALRTLGQSVLRDVADRISGRQGARETRRSGAAGEATGATRPWEFGDTQAWSVPRTLLNAQLRRAGGAHRHGGDDRRLDVSDVEIVETEQRTRAAVALLVDTSWSMVAEGRWVPMKRTALALHQLISTRFRGDDLSLITFGRQAQTVDLAELVGMEGVYRQGTNLHHALLLARERLARQPDATPVVLVVTDGEPTAHLESDGEAFFDYPPSPYTLRATVDGLDRLIGMDARFTFFVLGDDPGLAAFTDRLARRAGGRVVHPDLDGLGAEVVSDYLRRRSG, encoded by the coding sequence ATGGCTGATCCCCGGAGGGCCCGGCGCCGCTGGGCCTACGGGCCCTACACCGGTGGGCCCGATCCGCTCGCCCCGCCGTACGACATCCGGTCGGCGATGGACGAGATCGGCCGCGACGTCATGGAGGGCTCGTCGCCCCGCCAGGCGCTGCAGGAGCTGATGCGTCGTGGCCTCGACGGTCGTCGCGGGCTCGACGACCTGACCCGCCGGGTCTGGGAACGTCGGCGGGATCTGCAGCGGGACAACCGGATCGACGGCACGTTGCAGGAGGTCCGCGAGCTCCTGCAACGTGCCGTCGACGCCGAGCGCAGTGCGCTGGACAACGAGGACAGCGACGACGCCCGGTTCCGCGAGATGCAGCTCGACGCCCTCCCGAACGACACCGGGGGAGCGGTCCGGGAGCTCGGCGAGTACGACTGGCGCTCCGCCGACGCCCGCGAGGCCTACCAGGAGATCCGTGACCTGCTCGGCCGGGAGATGCTCGATCAGCGCTTCCAGGGCATGAAGCAGGCCATGCAGAACGCCACCCCGCAGGACGTCGAGCGGATCAACGCCATGCTCGATGACCTCAACGGGTTGCTGGAGCAGCACGCCCGCGGTGAGGACACCACCGAGCGGTTCGCCGAGTTCATGAGCCGCCACGGCGAGCACTTCCCGGAGAACCCGCGCAACACCGAGGAGCTGATCGACGCGCTGGCCGCCCGCTCCGCGGCCGCCCAGCGGATGATGAACTCGATGTCGGCCGAGCAGCGGGCCGAGCTCGCGGAGCTGTCCCAGCAGGCGTTCGGGGATCCCCGGCTGGCGCAGTCGCTGTCCCGGCTGGATTCCATGCTGCAGGGCCTGCGGCCGGGCGAGGACTGGTCCGGGGAGGGGAACTTCCGCGGCGAGAACCCGATGGGTATGGGCGAGGCCACCCGCGCGATGGAGGAGCTGGGGAAGCTCGACGCCCTGGCCGAGCAGCTGGCGCAGAGCTATCCCGGCGCACGGATGGAGGACATCGATCTCGACGCACTCACCGAGATGCTCGGCCCGGAGGCCGCCGCGGACGCCCGCACGCTCGCCGAGCTGGAGCGGGAGCTACAGCGTCAGGATCTGTTCCGGCGGGCCGCCGACGGCTCGCTGATGCTCTCGCCCAAGGCGTTGCGCACGCTGGGCCAGTCCGTGCTGCGTGACGTCGCGGACCGGATCTCGGGCCGCCAGGGCGCCCGGGAGACCCGGCGGTCCGGTGCGGCGGGGGAGGCCACCGGTGCGACCCGGCCGTGGGAGTTCGGCGACACCCAGGCCTGGTCGGTGCCGCGGACCCTGCTCAACGCGCAGCTGCGCCGCGCCGGAGGCGCACACCGGCACGGCGGCGACGATCGACGGCTCGACGTGTCCGACGTCGAGATCGTGGAGACCGAGCAGCGCACCCGGGCCGCGGTCGCCCTGCTGGTCGACACCTCGTGGTCGATGGTCGCCGAGGGGCGGTGGGTGCCGATGAAGCGCACCGCGCTGGCCCTGCATCAGCTGATCTCCACCCGGTTCCGGGGCGACGACCTGTCGCTGATCACCTTCGGCAGGCAAGCGCAGACCGTCGACCTGGCTGAGCTGGTCGGGATGGAGGGCGTGTACCGGCAGGGCACCAACCTGCACCACGCCCTGCTGCTCGCCCGCGAGCGACTCGCCCGGCAACCGGACGCCACCCCGGTGGTGCTCGTGGTGACCGACGGCGAGCCGACCGCGCACCTGGAGTCCGACGGCGAGGCGTTCTTCGACTACCCGCCGAGCCCGTACACACTGCGGGCGACCGTCGACGGGCTGGACCGGCTGATCGGGATGGACGCCCGGTTCACGTTCTTCGTCCTGGGCGACGATCCCGGGCTCGCCGCCTTCACCGACCGGCTCGCCCGCCGGGCCGGTGGGCGGGTGGTGCATCCCGACCTGGACGGCCTCGGCGCCGAGGTGGTGTCGGACTACCTCCGCCGACGCTCGGGCTGA
- a CDS encoding NAD(P)H-binding protein, with protein sequence MRIVVTTPTGNVGSRVLRLLVQAGVRPVALLRDPGRLPPDLAGLVDAVPADQTDRDAVLRATAGADRLYWVNPPAPFGADPMAQHHACATVVAEAVREHGIRGTVFQSSVGAELRTGAGDIDGLAATELALDGTGAPVLHLRCGYFTSNLLLSAEEMAAGTLQTPWPVDHPLPWVDPRDIGDVAAARLLGPAWDGRIVQAVHGPQDLTFEQVAELLTELRGHPVVAGHIPDADFRAALAAAGLGAPEVDAIAGMSAGLTGGFVPEQSRDATSTTPTTLRSWAAEHLRP encoded by the coding sequence ATGCGGATCGTGGTGACCACTCCGACCGGGAACGTCGGCTCACGGGTGCTCCGGCTGCTGGTGCAGGCGGGGGTGCGCCCGGTGGCCCTGCTACGGGACCCGGGGCGGCTGCCACCGGACCTCGCCGGGCTCGTCGACGCCGTGCCGGCCGACCAGACCGACCGGGACGCCGTGCTGCGGGCGACCGCGGGCGCCGACCGGCTGTACTGGGTGAACCCGCCTGCCCCCTTCGGCGCGGACCCGATGGCGCAGCACCACGCCTGCGCCACCGTCGTGGCCGAGGCGGTGCGCGAGCACGGGATCCGCGGCACCGTGTTCCAGAGCAGTGTCGGCGCGGAGCTTCGGACCGGGGCCGGCGACATCGACGGCCTCGCCGCCACCGAGCTGGCGCTCGACGGGACCGGGGCGCCGGTGCTGCACCTGCGCTGCGGCTACTTCACCAGCAACCTGCTGCTCTCGGCCGAGGAGATGGCGGCGGGCACGCTGCAGACCCCCTGGCCGGTCGACCATCCGCTGCCGTGGGTGGATCCGCGCGACATCGGCGACGTCGCCGCGGCCCGGCTGCTCGGCCCCGCCTGGGACGGCCGGATCGTGCAGGCCGTCCACGGGCCGCAGGACCTGACCTTCGAGCAGGTGGCGGAGCTGCTGACGGAGCTGCGGGGACACCCGGTGGTGGCCGGGCACATCCCGGACGCCGACTTCCGCGCCGCGCTGGCCGCCGCCGGTCTCGGCGCGCCCGAGGTGGACGCGATCGCCGGGATGTCCGCCGGCCTCACCGGCGGGTTCGTCCCCGAACAGTCCAGGGACGCGACCTCCACGACGCCGACCACGCTGCGGTCCTGGGCCGCGGAGCACCTCAGGCCGTGA
- a CDS encoding ATP-binding protein — protein sequence MPVTPSDLPRTVGALRASGHELRAVKHEIRDNLLAALREGRDPWPGIVGFGDTVVPQLERALIAGHDVVLLGERGQGKTRLLRAIGNLLDEWTPVISGSEIGEHPYEPITPAALRQAAELGDDLPVDWVHRSRRYTEKLATPDTAVADLIGDVDPVKVAEGRSLGDPETIHFGLVPRAHRGIVAINELPDLAERIQVALLNVMEERDIQVRGYTLRLPLDVLLVASANPEDYTNRGRIITPLKDRFGAEVRTHYPLELAPEIDVVVQEASLSAEVPRHLIEVVARFTRLLRDSSAIDQSSGVSARFAVAAAETVAAAALRRAALVGEERAHARPVDLESVPAVLRGKLEFAAGEEGREDDVLEHLLRRATSDTARFALRGVDLDELAVEVSTRPVRTGERVPARDVVAALPQVGALTEIAAKLGASGTEDPGPMASAAELALEYLFLTRKLAKDSSDDGDTVSYG from the coding sequence GTGCCCGTCACACCATCTGACCTTCCCCGCACCGTCGGCGCGCTGCGCGCATCCGGACACGAGCTGCGGGCCGTGAAGCACGAGATCCGCGACAACCTCCTGGCGGCCCTGCGCGAGGGCCGCGATCCCTGGCCCGGCATCGTCGGGTTCGGCGACACCGTCGTCCCGCAGCTGGAGCGGGCCCTGATCGCCGGTCACGACGTCGTCCTGCTGGGCGAGCGCGGCCAGGGCAAGACCCGCCTGCTGCGCGCGATCGGCAACCTGCTCGACGAGTGGACGCCGGTGATCTCCGGCTCCGAGATCGGCGAGCACCCGTACGAGCCGATCACCCCGGCCGCCCTGCGGCAGGCCGCCGAGCTCGGTGACGACCTGCCGGTCGACTGGGTGCACCGCAGTCGGCGCTACACCGAGAAGCTGGCCACCCCGGACACCGCGGTCGCCGACCTGATCGGCGACGTCGACCCGGTCAAGGTCGCCGAGGGCCGCTCGCTCGGTGACCCGGAGACCATCCACTTCGGACTCGTACCGCGCGCCCACCGCGGCATCGTGGCGATCAACGAGCTGCCCGACCTGGCCGAGCGCATCCAGGTCGCGCTGCTCAACGTGATGGAGGAGCGCGACATCCAGGTCCGCGGCTACACGCTGCGGCTGCCGCTGGACGTGCTGCTCGTCGCGAGCGCCAATCCGGAGGACTACACCAACCGCGGGCGGATCATCACCCCGCTCAAGGACCGGTTCGGCGCCGAGGTCCGCACGCACTACCCGCTCGAGCTCGCCCCGGAGATCGACGTGGTCGTCCAGGAGGCATCGCTGTCGGCCGAGGTGCCCCGGCACCTGATCGAGGTCGTCGCCCGCTTCACCCGGCTGCTGCGCGACTCGTCGGCGATCGACCAGAGCTCCGGGGTGTCCGCGCGGTTCGCCGTGGCCGCCGCCGAGACCGTCGCCGCCGCCGCGCTGCGCCGGGCCGCGCTGGTCGGCGAGGAGCGGGCACACGCCCGCCCGGTCGATCTGGAGTCGGTGCCCGCCGTGCTGCGCGGAAAGCTGGAGTTCGCGGCCGGTGAGGAGGGCCGTGAGGACGACGTGCTCGAGCACCTGCTGCGTCGTGCGACCTCGGACACCGCCCGGTTCGCGCTGCGCGGGGTCGATCTCGACGAGCTGGCGGTCGAGGTCTCGACCCGGCCGGTCCGCACCGGCGAGCGGGTCCCGGCCCGCGACGTCGTCGCGGCGTTGCCACAGGTCGGTGCACTCACCGAGATCGCGGCGAAGCTGGGCGCGTCGGGCACCGAGGACCCGGGCCCGATGGCGTCGGCGGCGGAGCTGGCGCTGGAGTACCTGTTCCTGACCCGCAAGCTGGCGAAGGACTCCTCCGACGACGGGGACACGGTGTCCTATGGCTGA
- a CDS encoding DUF6885 family protein — translation MAFVPFTGVDALLAEHAAALPQPDQLCGPFAARLAVVALTGRSRSAEPVPDVTAFARAAGSAIWPHDLPGARPPGVPPRTDLWPGLDRAADERSAGTSAAGTGRAVEQLSDGTLAAVPVSGTWTPDRLRVLLDGLTGMPVLPVANVDTGRFVSSHAPSDALQGYLATGADGALPRADWSAGHFVVLYGREDGPGGTLLALADSYPQLGESGRHRQPLPRVATALARERRRTGGLMLVTAAGHRETAGVAVRAAGLEVEWWDNGTPQRPR, via the coding sequence ATGGCGTTCGTCCCCTTCACCGGCGTCGACGCGCTGCTCGCCGAGCACGCCGCAGCCCTGCCCCAGCCCGACCAGCTGTGCGGCCCGTTCGCGGCCCGGCTCGCCGTCGTGGCGCTGACCGGCCGGTCCCGCAGCGCGGAGCCGGTCCCGGACGTCACCGCGTTCGCCCGCGCCGCCGGATCGGCGATCTGGCCGCACGATCTGCCCGGGGCCCGTCCACCGGGGGTGCCGCCGCGCACCGATCTGTGGCCGGGGCTCGACCGGGCCGCCGACGAGCGTTCGGCCGGTACCTCGGCGGCCGGCACCGGCCGGGCCGTCGAGCAGCTGTCCGATGGCACGCTCGCCGCCGTCCCGGTCAGCGGGACATGGACCCCCGACCGGCTCCGCGTGCTGCTCGACGGGCTCACCGGGATGCCGGTGCTGCCGGTGGCGAACGTCGACACCGGCCGGTTCGTCTCCTCGCACGCCCCGTCGGATGCCCTGCAGGGCTACCTCGCGACGGGTGCGGACGGGGCGCTGCCGAGGGCGGACTGGTCGGCCGGGCACTTCGTCGTGCTCTACGGCCGCGAGGACGGCCCCGGCGGGACGCTGCTGGCCCTCGCCGACAGCTACCCGCAGCTCGGCGAGAGCGGCAGGCACCGGCAGCCGCTGCCCCGGGTCGCGACGGCGCTGGCCAGGGAACGCCGCCGCACCGGGGGACTGATGCTGGTGACGGCGGCCGGGCACCGGGAGACCGCCGGCGTCGCCGTCCGGGCGGCCGGCCTGGAGGTCGAGTGGTGGGACAACGGCACCCCGCAGCGCCCGCGGTGA
- a CDS encoding bile acid:sodium symporter family protein yields MRVRPDPYLVLLLATVGFAALLPARGAMVQVVDIAVTVAIALLFFLYGARLSAAQALGGLKHWQLHSTVLVFTFVLFPLIGLSVLLLPEWLLPAPLAIGVVFLCCLPSTVQSSIAFTGIARGNVPGAIVAASVSNVLGVFLTPLLAALLLATSGGFDPSSFGDIALRLLVPFLAGQAARPLIGSFVTRHKKQLTLLDRGAILLVVYAAFSEGMVAGIWEQITPLSLGVLFGICVLLLGIVLGATVAAGRLLGFDAADRITIAFCGSKKSLASGLPIAGVLFGGPAAALIVVPLMVFHQLQLIVCAMIANRLGRSRAHLDDDAPAGAPSRA; encoded by the coding sequence ATGCGCGTGCGCCCCGATCCCTACCTGGTCCTGCTGCTCGCCACCGTCGGGTTCGCGGCACTCCTGCCGGCCCGCGGCGCGATGGTGCAGGTGGTCGACATCGCGGTGACCGTCGCCATCGCGCTGCTGTTCTTCCTCTACGGCGCCCGGCTGTCGGCGGCCCAGGCGCTCGGCGGGCTCAAGCACTGGCAGCTGCACAGCACCGTCCTAGTGTTCACGTTCGTGCTGTTCCCGCTGATCGGGCTCTCGGTGCTGTTGCTGCCCGAGTGGCTGCTCCCGGCGCCGCTGGCGATCGGCGTGGTCTTCCTCTGCTGCCTGCCCTCGACCGTGCAGTCCTCGATCGCGTTCACCGGGATCGCCCGCGGGAACGTGCCGGGCGCGATCGTCGCGGCCTCGGTGTCGAACGTCCTCGGCGTCTTCCTGACCCCGCTGCTCGCGGCGCTGCTGCTGGCCACCAGCGGCGGGTTCGACCCGTCGTCGTTCGGGGACATCGCGCTGCGCCTGCTGGTGCCGTTCCTCGCCGGGCAGGCGGCCCGTCCGCTGATCGGCAGCTTCGTCACCCGGCACAAGAAGCAGCTCACCCTGCTCGACCGGGGCGCGATCCTGCTGGTCGTCTACGCCGCGTTCAGCGAGGGCATGGTCGCCGGGATCTGGGAGCAGATCACCCCGCTCTCGCTGGGCGTGCTGTTCGGGATCTGCGTGCTGCTGCTGGGGATCGTGCTGGGGGCGACGGTGGCCGCCGGGCGGCTGCTCGGGTTCGACGCCGCCGACCGGATCACGATCGCCTTCTGCGGTTCGAAGAAGTCCCTCGCGAGCGGCCTGCCGATCGCCGGGGTGCTGTTCGGCGGCCCGGCCGCGGCACTGATCGTCGTCCCGCTGATGGTGTTCCACCAGCTCCAGCTGATCGTCTGCGCGATGATCGCGAACCGGCTCGGGCGCAGCCGGGCGCACCTCGACGACGACGCACCCGCCGGGGCACCATCACGGGCGTGA
- a CDS encoding oxygenase MpaB family protein produces MTAPWPSGRVPRSQIAARFGADRTGLAERALGTGDPLADAVVAEIRSGGRPVREQLDHGIRHGLASLADPPPAVAALLTATESLLAAADPALVDAGARPLFTSPPPVHTLSLSAGALLRTYGSPSIAVLLGTTGRLVDGAERRLTETGRWVLSTTLPGALHPGRPGYVMTLQVRMLHAHMRELARTRDYDELAHGVPINQIDLARTWLDFTLVSMRAEETIGFGLTPAEIAEVYTYWQLLGTLLGIDPELTAGITGHRAAARLDELVTALTGPLAPQSRALAGPTVDAIAGLLVGSLRLPRPAGRLLLEVLARRFHGPQVADELGLRRSRPVELLVGAGARLLRARRGRLRRRPGALDAARQRNVAATRELLGADGIGEALFQTYRPERSGTHA; encoded by the coding sequence GTGACCGCACCCTGGCCCAGCGGGCGCGTCCCGCGCTCGCAGATCGCCGCCCGGTTCGGCGCCGACCGGACCGGCCTGGCCGAGCGCGCACTGGGAACCGGTGATCCGCTCGCCGACGCCGTCGTCGCCGAGATCCGCTCCGGTGGCCGCCCCGTGCGCGAACAGCTCGATCACGGCATCCGGCACGGGCTGGCCTCGCTGGCCGATCCGCCACCGGCCGTCGCGGCCCTGCTCACCGCCACCGAATCGCTGCTCGCGGCTGCCGATCCGGCGCTCGTCGACGCCGGCGCCCGCCCGCTGTTCACCTCGCCACCGCCGGTGCACACGCTCTCGCTGTCGGCCGGCGCGCTGCTGCGCACCTACGGCTCGCCGTCGATCGCGGTGCTCCTCGGGACCACCGGACGGCTGGTGGACGGTGCCGAACGCCGGCTCACCGAGACCGGCCGCTGGGTGCTCTCGACGACCCTGCCCGGCGCGCTGCACCCCGGCCGGCCGGGTTACGTGATGACGTTGCAGGTCCGGATGCTGCACGCGCACATGCGCGAGCTCGCCCGCACCCGCGACTACGACGAGCTCGCGCACGGCGTGCCGATCAACCAGATCGACCTCGCCCGGACCTGGCTGGACTTCACACTGGTCTCGATGCGGGCCGAGGAGACGATCGGTTTCGGCCTCACCCCGGCCGAGATCGCCGAGGTCTACACCTACTGGCAGCTGCTGGGCACGCTGCTGGGCATCGACCCGGAACTGACCGCCGGGATCACCGGCCATCGCGCCGCCGCCCGGCTCGACGAGCTGGTCACCGCGCTCACCGGGCCGCTCGCGCCGCAGTCACGCGCACTGGCCGGCCCGACCGTCGACGCCATCGCCGGTCTACTCGTCGGCTCGCTGCGGCTCCCGCGCCCGGCCGGCCGGCTGCTGCTGGAGGTACTGGCCAGGCGCTTCCACGGGCCGCAGGTGGCCGACGAGCTCGGGCTGCGCCGGTCCCGGCCGGTGGAGCTCCTGGTCGGTGCGGGTGCGCGATTACTCCGGGCCCGGCGGGGACGCCTGCGCCGCAGGCCCGGTGCGCTCGACGCCGCGCGGCAGCGCAACGTCGCCGCCACCCGGGAGCTGCTCGGTGCCGACGGGATCGGCGAGGCGCTGTTCCAGACCTACCGGCCCGAACGCTCCGGCACGCACGCCTGA
- a CDS encoding TetR/AcrR family transcriptional regulator encodes MTDGRRQRGADTRRALVDAATDVVTTGGFDRLTLREVASRAGVSPASATYHFGTVAELLGAVVDELEHRAAGRLAELTRRSRAGELTLLGACTTYLVDLLGPGRQAYLTMLELRIRAARDPGRVAPSGRADAAVLDLIADYTGDRQRARELFSAVAGLATLGALDPAPPDPERIRAHMARLLAGFDLLGPDSTDGTDSPDSPDGTTGSSSTDSTAPGTEPGGDADTETGTSADTHDHRTGGRP; translated from the coding sequence GTGACGGACGGACGCAGGCAACGCGGCGCCGACACCAGGCGCGCACTGGTCGACGCCGCAACCGACGTCGTCACCACCGGCGGGTTCGACCGGCTCACCCTGCGCGAGGTCGCGAGCCGGGCCGGGGTCTCCCCCGCGTCCGCCACGTATCACTTCGGCACCGTCGCCGAGCTGCTCGGCGCGGTCGTGGACGAGCTGGAGCACCGGGCCGCCGGGCGGCTCGCGGAGCTGACCCGGCGCAGCCGGGCCGGCGAGCTGACCCTGCTCGGCGCCTGCACGACCTATCTGGTCGATCTGCTGGGCCCCGGCAGGCAGGCATACCTGACGATGCTCGAGCTGCGGATCCGGGCCGCCCGCGATCCGGGCCGGGTCGCCCCGTCCGGCAGGGCGGACGCCGCCGTCCTCGACCTGATCGCCGACTACACCGGTGATCGGCAGCGGGCCCGCGAGCTGTTCTCCGCGGTGGCCGGGCTGGCCACGCTCGGCGCGCTCGATCCGGCACCGCCGGATCCGGAGCGGATCCGCGCGCACATGGCCCGGCTGCTCGCCGGCTTCGACCTGCTCGGTCCCGACAGCACCGACGGCACCGACAGCCCAGACAGTCCCGACGGCACGACAGGCAGCAGCAGTACCGACAGCACCGCCCCCGGGACCGAGCCCGGCGGCGACGCAGACACCGAAACCGGCACCAGCGCCGATACCCACGACCACCGCACCGGAGGACGACCGTGA
- a CDS encoding type I glutamate--ammonia ligase: protein MAGQQWPDNNGVLRSRTVPVAALPDAAARGVGVTTLFAVFDTRDGIVFGPPGLETPAGDVRLVPAAGPEGVVPLAGRPGLAWSPGRIVAADGAPWPYDQRGVLERQVAAAGEAGLSVLAGYEIEFALYRDGDHEPPIPAFTGPAYGPDALVGLDGFVTRLLADLHDNGIPIGQLHAEYGPAQLELSIGAADPLTAADRQLLARQTIRAAALAHGFRASFAPLPSTGSAGNGWHLHTSVARDGVNLLSGGAGPAGLTEDGAAWLAGLLRDLDAVAAVTAPSVPSVHRRRPGHFAAAYRFWGVENREAALRMVPATGLLGAGHANVELKTSDASANPYLALAAVIGAGLAGIADRPELPDPVQQDPGTWSAAERSARGVTALPATPAEQAEALHANPRITGVLGEHVTAAFRAVRASDAAFAEDGSVEDVLAAFRYRY, encoded by the coding sequence GTGGCCGGACAACAGTGGCCGGACAACAACGGTGTCCTGCGCTCGCGCACGGTGCCGGTCGCGGCGCTGCCCGACGCCGCCGCCCGCGGAGTCGGGGTCACGACGCTGTTCGCGGTGTTCGACACCCGGGACGGGATCGTCTTCGGACCGCCGGGTCTGGAGACGCCCGCCGGCGACGTCCGGCTGGTTCCGGCCGCAGGCCCCGAGGGAGTCGTCCCGCTCGCCGGACGTCCGGGTCTCGCCTGGAGCCCCGGGCGGATCGTCGCCGCCGACGGCGCCCCGTGGCCCTACGACCAGCGCGGCGTCCTGGAACGGCAGGTGGCCGCGGCGGGCGAGGCGGGCTTGTCGGTGCTCGCCGGCTACGAGATCGAGTTCGCGCTCTACCGCGACGGCGACCACGAACCGCCGATCCCGGCCTTCACCGGCCCCGCCTACGGGCCGGACGCGCTGGTGGGGCTGGACGGCTTCGTCACCCGGCTGCTCGCCGACCTGCACGACAACGGCATCCCGATCGGCCAGCTGCACGCCGAGTACGGCCCCGCGCAGCTGGAGCTGAGCATCGGTGCGGCCGACCCGCTGACCGCGGCGGACCGGCAGCTGCTGGCCCGGCAGACGATCCGTGCCGCCGCCCTCGCGCACGGTTTCCGGGCAAGCTTCGCGCCGCTGCCCTCGACCGGCTCCGCGGGCAACGGCTGGCACCTGCACACCTCGGTCGCCCGGGACGGCGTCAACCTGCTCTCCGGCGGTGCCGGGCCGGCCGGGCTGACCGAGGACGGTGCTGCCTGGCTGGCCGGGCTGCTGCGCGACCTCGACGCGGTGGCCGCGGTGACGGCGCCGAGCGTGCCGTCGGTGCACCGGCGCCGGCCCGGCCACTTCGCGGCGGCCTACCGGTTCTGGGGCGTCGAGAACCGGGAGGCGGCGCTGCGGATGGTGCCCGCCACCGGCCTGCTCGGGGCCGGGCACGCGAACGTCGAGCTCAAGACCTCGGACGCATCGGCCAACCCGTACCTGGCACTGGCCGCGGTGATCGGCGCCGGTCTCGCCGGCATCGCCGACCGGCCGGAGCTGCCCGACCCGGTCCAGCAGGATCCGGGTACCTGGAGCGCCGCGGAGCGGTCCGCCCGCGGGGTGACCGCACTGCCCGCGACCCCGGCCGAGCAGGCGGAGGCACTGCACGCGAACCCGCGGATCACCGGGGTGCTGGGCGAGCACGTGACGGCGGCGTTCCGGGCGGTGCGGGCCTCGGACGCCGCGTTCGCCGAGGACGGATCCGTCGAGGACGTGCTGGCCGCGTTCCGGTATCGGTACTGA
- a CDS encoding LysR family transcriptional regulator has translation MLDPVLLRSFTAVARVRSFTRAAALLGLGQSTVSQHVRRLEEAVGRPLLDRDTHSVSLTADGEAMEKFAATILAAGERAMAHFQASRVHGRVRFGVSEDLVMTRLPAILADFRHRHPQVDLELTVGLADDLERRLEAGELDLMVAKRLPGPDDGRSVVRRDRFVWVGAPGFRLGTGDPVPLLGYPPPSLSRSAAIGALEAIGRPWRMACTSGSLSGLRAAALAGLGVIAHAATLVPDGLVEVPARAGLPALGPVEVVLAHGRRRTEQAQALARSIRTGSADLRSDP, from the coding sequence GTGCTGGATCCGGTGCTGCTCCGCTCCTTCACCGCCGTCGCGCGGGTCCGCAGCTTCACCCGGGCCGCCGCCCTGCTCGGGCTCGGCCAGTCCACCGTCAGCCAGCACGTCCGGCGGCTGGAGGAGGCGGTCGGCAGGCCACTGCTGGACCGTGACACGCACTCGGTGTCGCTGACCGCCGACGGTGAGGCGATGGAGAAGTTCGCCGCCACCATCCTGGCCGCCGGCGAGCGGGCGATGGCGCACTTCCAGGCGTCCCGGGTGCACGGCCGGGTCCGGTTCGGGGTGTCGGAGGACCTGGTGATGACCCGGCTGCCCGCGATCCTCGCCGACTTCCGGCACCGGCACCCGCAGGTCGACCTGGAGCTGACCGTCGGGCTGGCCGACGACCTGGAACGGCGGCTGGAGGCCGGCGAGCTCGACCTGATGGTCGCCAAACGCCTCCCGGGGCCCGACGACGGCCGCTCCGTGGTCCGCCGGGACCGGTTCGTCTGGGTCGGTGCGCCCGGCTTCCGGCTGGGCACCGGCGATCCGGTGCCGCTGCTCGGGTACCCGCCGCCGAGCCTGTCCCGCTCCGCCGCGATCGGCGCGCTCGAGGCGATCGGTCGGCCCTGGCGGATGGCCTGCACCAGCGGCAGCCTGTCCGGGCTGCGCGCCGCCGCGCTCGCGGGGCTGGGCGTGATCGCGCACGCCGCGACCCTCGTCCCGGACGGCCTGGTCGAGGTGCCGGCCCGCGCCGGGCTCCCCGCACTCGGCCCGGTCGAGGTGGTGCTGGCCCACGGACGCCGGCGGACCGAGCAGGCGCAGGCGCTGGCGCGCAGCATCCGCACCGGATCCGCCGATCTCCGCTCAGATCCCTGA